ATTAAGCCTTCTGATTTGTATCCACTAAAACTCGCCATAAAAGCTCtctaaattcaaaacaaaacacagagcttgggctacctgtgatgTTCCGTGCACGAAACCGTCGGAAAAACACCTTACCGACTGGGCCcaaggttcaaatttgttacacacaGGGTGGGCGACGAGGCTTGAGTCTCAGTGACAGGTACAACGTGAGGCCCTTCTCAGGAAAATACTGCCGTGCACGGAACTTCGTGGAAAAGCAACGTCGACAGTCCTTGATGGAAGGGAGTCGTTAGATTAGCGAGCGGATATTCCCGCACCGAGGCTGTTTTTGTCCGATAGAGAAAGCCATTAATTACAGGAGGATTTTAACTGGCTAAATCTGGAGGCTACATGAGCGTTTGGAGTGAATTTACGGCTGATTTCCCTCGGTGGATATGCGAGACCGCCCCCACCAAGTAACCAACATGCAACCTTTGGTAATCATATGAACGAGAGAGCAACGGTAGAACTAAAACTCCCTAGAATCGCGCTGAAATGGCCAAAAATGCTAAGAACATACCATAAATAAGACAAGGAGGCAAGGTAAGAAATTctgatgtatttttatttctattttaatgccctaaataaCGATCTCTAAATTCCCCATACAAACCCTCATAAAATTTATGTAACTCAACAATGACTCTCcgtgagcttggggtaccttTGGGTTTTCAGGGACCTGACAACTTATTTTTGCGGGAAAGagtgttctaaaaatagaatcatttgtgactgtgcttgGGAGCCCACCCATTCCATAAGAAAACTCTTAAATAATTTActcttgtttattttaagtaGTGGTAACGTAAATTTATTAATACGCAATTTCCAGTTCAACTTTTAATTATTCAGCTATCTACAGTGCGTTGTCAGAGCATTTATATGGTATAAAATGCGGTCAACGTTTGCTAATTGCTGATGACGATATTACGCGACTGTATATTACACCACGAATTGCGAGATAGCGCAGTCCTTTCATAAGAGCATCTATAACTTCTGCGGACGGAGAAAACGCTTCGATAAATTGATACCCAATTCGAGGAGATTGAGATGATCAGAAGCAAAAAATTAAGAATCACTCTGAGGAAAAACCTGAGCACTTGGTCTACAGCCCAAGACTGAAGACATAGCTCTCTTAAATTCTGGCATTCTATAGGCATACATAATGGGATTGACTACGGAATTGGCATAAACTAAAGAAACCAAAAAGAAACGCAAATGATTTGCTTGCCTGGAAAAGGCATGAAAAGGTCTTTTGGAGAATATGAGAAAATAAGAAAGAATGTACGGTAGCAACAACGCTGAAGATACAAGTGTCATTATGAAAAGTGtcttggtcagttttctttctcgaCTTACTGCTCCATGGTAGTGAGGATAAGTTCCGCAATACATTTTAACAACGATCGATGAATATGaaacaatgataataaaaaaGCAACAGGCCGCTAGTGACAAATATGAGTAAAATTCCCAAGGAccctttaatttaaaaatgataTCCAGGTACAGGTAAGCGGAGTTTATCACACCAATTAACCAAGCGGCCGCAATAGACGCGCCAAAGATCCACTTTTTGAGGAGACGATGCTTTAATGGACGAAACGTGGCGTGCACTCGCTCCAAAGAAATAACAGCAAGGTGTGTCACCGAGGCTCCTGCGAAGACGAAAAGGATAGCAATTAACATACTTTCCCCGGCTGGCGACAAATGGCTCTCCCAAACGCTGCAATTACGTCCTGAATTGAACACGCGTATGCTCAGCGAGACTCCTCCAACAAACATGTCTGCAACTGCCAGACTGATCACCAAGTACATGCTACGCTTGCGAAGACTGGGCTCTTTGAAATAAACAATGACTGCAAGGCCATTGACCGTTACTATGGCAATACCTATAGTGCACAGTACTGTAAGCCAAGCAATGCACTCCGATGGAGAAATTGTCGTTAATCGTCCTTCAAGCGTGTTATTTTGCTTATCCAAGGAATAGTTAGCCATCTTACTCGTTAATCTATAGAAAGAGAACACGAGAAAGTCTAAGACGTCTTATATTAAGCTTATTTAAGTAAGCAAGTACGAAGGCATGCCATCGGATACGAGAAGGTGAACTAAAAATTTACTTGGCGCTATTGTTATTATTCAGCGATTTATTCCAGCATGGAAAACCAGGAAAAAATGTCATGACTAGTGATgttgtgaagaaaaaaatattaatatttaatatgCAAGGCTCGTGTTcttcacataattttttttctattttcatttcacgtcgttgtcaagacgagaaccgTTTATAAACGTGCAGGGAATGCAAAGCCGTTTTTTGCACATAAAAGCCATTTTATTTTGAGGCTTTTCCGTCGTCGCCTGGAACAGGAACGGTCATTTGCATAGTTGGTCATTCCCTTTTTTCGTCACAGCTTTTGCTTATGCAGATAAAGCACGTCCCGTAATTTTAGGACCGCGATAGTTTACTCTCCCAATAAGAATGACATCGATCATTCAAAATTCGGGCAAATGACTTCTAACCACCTCGCAAAcgtttgaaaaagctgaaatgaTGTTGCTAAggaagaataaaacaatttgtgTATTCGGTTGTGATCATGAGAAGGCACGGAACACTTTCGCAGACTGTGTTTATAAGAACGTAACATATGTAGGTAGCTGGTTTTAGTATCCGACCTGTTCAGTTATGGTAGCCGTAGGCTTGATCGATTCTTCCCTGGGACTCTCATCTGCTATTCAGTTTTTGTAAAGTAATTCTCATGTTTTAGTATTTAATTTAAGGCATATTTTCCATATTGGCCTTCTCGATCAGCATATTTCTTCATAACACCTTCACCATTATTGTTTCATGTTCCTTTATAATTTTTCTTAGCTGAAAAATATCTTTCAAGAAATTGCAAGCGACAtatttgttcccgtgaaaatGCTCCCTGGCTGTCTCATTTCTGTGTCGAACACTTACAACACTTTTTCGAAACTGAATATGAGGACATAATTATTGGAACCGCTATAAGGAAACCCTCACCTTGATTTATGGAAGCACTTGAACTGCGGCGATGTAAACAATTAGTAAAAAGGAAACGTGCAGGCAGAACGTAAAAGAAATGACCTCAACCAACTTGGGACTCATGAGAAATGAATGAAGCACCTGCAGCCGAGAAAGCTGGCTGTGTGCCTGCCCTTTTACATCAAAATTAACGTTAAATTAATCCATTAATATTCGGGAAACCTGTCAATAGCTTACCAATAGGAATTTTAATGATCTTattgaaaaaagagaaaataaacaataacgACTTACGTTTGACGCGCAATTATCACCGAGGACCATTTATTTGAACACGATTTCTGTTGAAAAAGTACATTATTGTTGGATTGTTCTGTGTAATAGAGATTTACGATGTAAAATTAATGCAATTAACTTAAGGATGAGAAAGTACATTCAAACTTGGTAAAGTCAACCAGCGACAAAAAGAAAATCTTGGACTGAGCTTCATTTAGCGACACCTGCAAAAACTACTGTTACAAAACAATCTTACCCACGTTTCGACGAAGGAGAATTCCTTTTTGTCCCTTGTGatcttgctttgtttttttgtcgGTTGACCAACACAAGCCAAGAGAATAGACGCTTCCAAggtttttggcgccatcttggttgggtGGAAAACACGtctaaatttaaagtaaatGCGTGGGACtatttggccgactttgaactgccgtagcgccgctaaaaagaaatggatttccacagtgatattgttttaaaagatatttataccgaaattttttaatgaaatacaaagaacagattcaggctacaacgaccataaacgagtttttcaaggtttcatacaaacccttctaaaatCATCACGGCAAATTGCCGCAAAATTAGATGCAACATGAGTCTCAGAAGATTTATTGTTCGAATTTACAGACGTCATACCTTCCTTAATGgtcttattttctgttgaatgaatgatatcaataaaactctTTAAAGTggtggcaaaagttggaaatctgtctccTTTTAGCAGCGCTACACTGGTTCAAAGTCGGTCAAAATCCCATACATATACTGTaaaatttagccgtgtttgccccctagccaagatggcggtcaaaaaccgtggaaggatctattcaaataaatattttttatacatatatatacatatttattaacATAAAACACGTGAAGAACGAAATTTAAACCAGGCCAAAACTAATTGCTTTCAACGCTTTCAAGACTATTAATCCCGATTTGTCCATATTGACGTACGTTTCAAGATTATCACTAGTCGCAGTCAGAGTTTAATTGCTACTGTTTTGAACAAGCATGACACTGTAGCTGGAACTGCGATAATGAAACATGTCATCGAGTCATAGGGACGAACAAAGCCATCTTCCACTGGGTAATATGTCAGTTGACTTTTTTAGCCGCCCCGAAATTGTCCCAATTTGCATTGTTTTTACTCAGACCTTCGAGTGCGTCCAATGAAGCTTGAGAGTTAGTCAGCTGTTGTGTCAATAGTAAGCCGTTCGGGCAATTTCGGCCATTGAGAaacaatttccattttttgcaaTTGATACAAATCTATCTTatacgtatatatatattttttactttgttttgtttttttgtttttgtttttttaatcaacaaGGCTGAAAATCCAACGCTTTGCTACAAATGTTAAGTGATTTGAATGTAGAAATAGTAACAGCGAACAACTAACTGATCcatttttaatgaaaaacatattaggccattcccttttttttttgttttttttttgtttaccgtcgaatgcgtttccggATAtcgggtcggtcggtcggattgaaaaaaaaaagccttaaaaaagtcataagcattctcggaatcgcagccctggtaccccagcataatagctgtggagccaggaaaacaacaacatatgaacccaaaatcaatatggcggaaacgTTGGTGaaggttgttgcaaaattaagacagcgtggggaaAAGGATGAACCACCGAAACTCATTTGCTACATAAAATGGCTTTAAAACgtcgttggttttttttttttttttttttttttcgaaaatgccaaaaatttgggtcgatcggacgacgcgaaacggagaaaaaaaaggggatggccttatgccgtgagtgggaatcgaactccCCAGTTGCTCTTTGGATTTGGCAgcaaagtttgaccttgttttgaaaacttcagctatatatctctcATGCATAAATgcaacaaatgaatgaaggtggtagtttctaaaaaaactgtggtgctgcgtcggtggggaagaagtatacaaaaatttggttttatcatcgtagttgataatgtaaattggccaccgtacagagattctaaaagccgaagtttcgagcgttagcccttcgtcagagagaATCGAGGACTTGAGAccaattgtgggttacgtgtagttttaatagtagagtaggagctacccTATTCGTGGTTAACACGACAATGTGAAAAATACTACTTGTTTTAACAATGGACATCTTTAACTTTTTTCCCCACCCGATAGCTCAACATTTACTTCCCTAAGcatcccatagagaggtctagtgaatTGTTTGGATTTTGGATTTGGCAgcaaagtttgaccttgttttcaaaacaaaacaaaacacgaccttgttttcaaaactccagctatatatatataaatgtgtGAACGCTGTTGGATGGCCAACGATGATGCCGCTTGGGAAAAGGATATAGCCGGTAACTTGCATGATCAGAAGATGGAGCGAACTTTTCTCGTGTAATTGAAAGTCCCTTTATTGTACGTTTCGCAcgttcgggcttcttcagtaatACTGTACAAGATAATgaatacttggaataaaaattcgTAAAACTAGTCTGGACTTTTATATGTAAAAAACCATGGAAAAATTATGTAAATACATATGATAAATAATTATCGTAAAACAAAGTTAAAGGTAAAGGTTCAATTCGAAAAATaggattcgctataattaacacCAAGCCAGCCGCTCAGCGTCATTTTTAATCACTAGCCATAGTGATTCAATCAACACCCATTTAGCTGCCTATTATAGCTTTATATTTTATAGTCTATTTTTAACAGGTATTTTACGATAATTATCTATCATATGTATTTACATAATTTTCCCATTGTAAAAGTCCAGACTAGTTTTAcgaatttttattccaagtattcATTATCTTGTGCAGTAttgctgaag
The Montipora capricornis isolate CH-2021 chromosome 10, ASM3666992v2, whole genome shotgun sequence genome window above contains:
- the LOC138021593 gene encoding trace amine-associated receptor 5-like — encoded protein: MANYSLDKQNNTLEGRLTTISPSECIAWLTVLCTIGIAIVTVNGLAVIVYFKEPSLRKRSMYLVISLAVADMFVGGVSLSIRVFNSGRNCSVWESHLSPAGESMLIAILFVFAGASVTHLAVISLERVHATFRPLKHRLLKKWIFGASIAAAWLIGVINSAYLYLDIIFKLKGPWEFYSYLSLAACCFFIIIVSYSSIVVKMYCGTYPHYHGAVSRERKLTKTLFIMTLVSSALLLPYILSYFLIFSKRPFHAFSRQANHLRFFLVSLVYANSVVNPIMYAYRMPEFKRAMSSVLGCRPSAQVFPQSDS